A genomic segment from Chanos chanos chromosome 2, fChaCha1.1, whole genome shotgun sequence encodes:
- the lrp3 gene encoding low-density lipoprotein receptor-related protein 3, protein MERTGTPRRLLVKWILLRCVWVCVAACSGKVELHTERRGVIYSPSWPLNYPPGVNCSWNIQGERGDVITISFHNFDLEESGHCTGDWLLLGPTWREEYRVCGSLLPPPFISSRGRVLLDFHSQPNSSGLAQGFRLSYIRGRLGQSSCQNDEYLCGNGKCVPRTWRCNGLDECGDNTDERNCAPPPTAARSSLCPPGMLQCTQVKSTRCLPTSLRCNAVRDCPDGSDESNCPDTSCGNHLANFYGSFASPDFFRPNRSGTDLHCTWFLDTQDPKPILLRLELQLSPGDSVRVYDGLGERVDHLLQTLSHHNNRRPTLLESSHGQMTVLYHAKPRSRGRGFNATYQVKGYCFPGELPCGTDQGCYSERQRCDGYWHCPSGRDEEGCPMCPAGEYPCEGGSGACYTASERCNNQKKCPDGSDEKNCFNCQPGNFHCGTNLCIFETWRCDGQEDCLDGSDERDCLAAVPRKVITAALIGSLVCGLLLVIALGCAFKLYSLRTREYRAFETQMTRLEAEFVQREAPPSYGQLIAQGLIPPVDDFPAYNPAQASMLQNIRTAMRRQIRRHSSRRVSSRRRLGRLWSRLFHRGTRLRGQIPLLTPPGASQNTPGPHRYHTTDGINGINGTGGVGEDSEGGAGQSTSHCSTAALGLALQAHAEVLCRAPSDSPPSPLSHTSLASDSLEDDNEEEERSTGPSGVHTSSEPSPQTPSPVQRDAETPTAPPQTPVTPGSSHCSYNRRVSRKLVQGLTANLGGVTVQRYSSLGPSPLTSPECPLASGLAQSEEQEQQQLQRHSAAPRGRSEHKTLKEETTILSQSPYGFRSSEEDEDETLLIY, encoded by the exons ATGGAGAGGACTGGAACGCCGAGGCGGTTGTTAGTAAAATGGATACTTTTGCGCTGCGTTTGGGTTTGCGTAG ccgCCTGCAGTGGGAAGGTGGAGTTgcatacagagaggagaggggtgaTCTACAGTCCCTCCTGGCCCCTAAATTACCCCCCAGGAGTCAACTGCAGCTGGAACATCCAGGGAGAACGGGGTGATGTCATCACCATCAG TTTCCATAACTTTGACCTGGAGGAGTCGGGGCACTGTACAGGGGACTGGCTCTTGCTCGGTCCTACGTGGAGGGAGGAATATCGGGTGTGCGgttctctccttccccctccgTTTATCTCCTCCAGAGGACGGGTTTTACTGGACTTCCACTCCCAGCCCAACAGCTCTGGACTGGCCCAAGGTTTCCGCCTTTCGTACATACGCG GTCGTCTGGGACAGAGCAGCTGTCAGAACGATGAATATCTGTGCGGGAACGGGAAATGCGTCCCCAGGACGTGGCGTTGTAACGGACTGGACGAGTGCGGCGACAACACGGACGAGAGGAACTGTGCCCCGCCACCCACCGCGGCCCGATCGAGCCTGTGCCCGCCGGGCATGCTCCAGTGCACCCAGGTGAAGTCCACACGGTGTCTGCCCACCTCGCTGCGCTGCAACGCCGTCCGAGACTGCCCCGACGGCTCCGACGAATCAAACTGTCCGGACACCTCCTGCGGAAACCACCTGGCCAACTTCTACGGCTCGTTCGCCTCTCCGGATTTTTTCCGGCCGAACCGGAGCGGAACGGACCTCCACTGCACCTGGTTCTTGGACACGCAAGATCCCAAACCCATCCTGCTGAGACTCGAATTGCAGCTGAGCCCCGGCGATTCCGTCCGCGTCTACGACGGTCTGGGGGAGAGAGTGGACCACCTGCTCCAGACGCTCTCTCACCATAACAACCGACGACCCACTCTCCTGGAGTCGAGCCACGGACAGATGACCGTACTGTACCACGCCAAGCCTCGCAGCCGCGGGCGCGGATTCAACGCCACGTACCAGGTCAAAGGTTACTGCTTCCCCGGTGAGCTGCCGTGTGGCACCGACCAGGGCTGCTATTCGGAGCGGCAACGCTGCGACGGGTACTGGCACTGCCCGTCGGGCAGAGACGAAGAGGGCTGTCCCATGTGCCCGGCGGGGGAGTACCCGTGCGAGGGGGGAAGCGGCGCGTGCTACACGGCCTCCGAGCGCTGCAACAACCAGAAGAAGTGTCCGGACGGCTCGGACGAAAAGAACTGTTTCAACTGCCAGCCCGGAAACTTCCACTGTGGCACCAACCTCTGTATCTTCGAAACCTGGCGCTGCGACGGGCAGGAGGATTGTCTGGATGGCAGCGATGAGAGGGACTGTCTGGCGGCTGTGCCCAGGAAAGTGATCACAGCGGCTCTGATCGGGAGCCTGGTTTGTGGTCTGCTGCTAGTCATCGCTCTGGGCTGTGCTTTCAAACTATACTCTCTGAGGACACGTGAGTACAG AGCCTTTGAAACCCAGATGACCCGACTTGAAGCAGAGTTCGTTCAGAGAGAGGCCCCGCCCTCTTACGGTCAGCTGATCGCCCAGGGACTTATCCCACCTGTGGACGACTTTCCGGCCTACAACCCTGCACAG GCATCCATGCTGCAGAACATACGCACGGCGATGCGTCGGCAGATCCGGCGACATTCCTCCCGGCGAGTTTCGTCACGCCGGCGCCTTGGCCGGCTGTGGAGTCGTCTCTTCCACCGAGGAACACGCCTACGGGGGCAGATTCCTCTCCTAACCCCCCCAGGGGCGTCACAAAACACCCCCGGCCCACACCGCTACCACACTACGGACGGGATTAACGGGATTAACGGAACCGGAGGGGTAGGGGAGGATTCAGAGGGCGGAGCTGGACAAAGCACCTCCCACTGCTCCACCGCAGCGCTTGGATTGGCCCTGCAAGCTCACGCGGAGGTGCTGTGTCGCGCCCCCTCGGACTCacctccttcccctctctcccacacctCCCTTGCCTCGGACAGCTTGGAGGATGACaacgaggaagaggagagatCCACAGGTCCCTCAGGGGTGCACACAAGTTCAGAGCCCAGTCCTCAGACTCCTTCTCCTGTTCAGCGAGATGCAGAGACCCCAACTGCACCTCCGCAGACTCCCGTGACCCCAGGGAGCTCACACTGCTCCTACAACCGCAGGGTCTCCCGGAAGCTGGTGCAGGGGTTGACTGCTAACCTGGGCGGCGTGACCGTGCAGCGTTACTCTTCGCTGGGCCCTTCTCCTCTCACTTCTCCTGAGTGTCCGCTGGCCTCTGGACTGGCTCAGAGTGAAGaacaggagcagcagcagctgcagaGACACAGTGCGGCCCCAAGAGGGCGCTCTGAGCATAAAACGCTCAAGGAAGAAACAACAATACTGTCACAGTCACCGTACGGATTCAGGAGCAGTGAGGAAGACGAGGATGAGACGCTGCTTATCTACTAA